Proteins found in one Pseudobdellovibrionaceae bacterium genomic segment:
- the gyrA gene encoding DNA gyrase subunit A, with product MADKNIILVDINKEMKDAYLQYSMSVIVGRALPDVRDGLKPVHRRILFSMYHLNNFFNKPYKKSARVVGDVIGKYHPHGDKAVYDSIVRMAQDFSLRYPLIDGQGNFGSIDGDSPAAHRYTEVRMTELSSELLQDIEKETVPFEYNYDDTLLIPTVLPSKFPNLLVNGSSGIAVGMATNIPPHNLIEVINSCLAVIENKDITVEQLLEICPGPDFPTAAVISGRSGIVSAYKTGKGSVKLRSVTHFEKTGSTEQIIVTELPYQVNKARLIENIAELVRDKKIEDITDIRDESSKEGIRVVIILKRNASGEVVLNQLYKFTQLQNSFHISLLALDAESNPKLFTFKQMISSFLEHRKDVIYKRCIFDLKKARARLHILEGLLKALDSIDAIIKTIRASSEASVARKKLIEDFAFSLKQANAILEMKLQRLTGLEKQKIENEVKELNVKVSFLQKVVSSVSEIYKIIIEELTEIKEKFNSPRLTKIEQNESEEMVDEDLITEENIVVALTKKGFVKRMSVDEYRLQKRGGVGVKGSTREEDFVTHLFSATTHTLFLVFSNFGKVYYTKGYKFPMGSRTAKGSSIRNIIKLEDKEQVQAILPITSFGEDKFLLTLTTKGVIKKTELSAFEKQRKSGLKAVSIEEGDTLKDVCILNKNQSLFIATKKGMSIHFKEDQVRAMGRSAKGVRGIRLRAGDEVIGLEIVTDIESSVVLLIGNNGYGKRTNLSEYRLQSRAGTGITTYKVTEKTGPLVAIKMVKDDDQILLSTNQGQAIRTSVKNISIIGRSSQGVRLMNLKNEEKITGLTILEQENLFEKHGDEK from the coding sequence ATGGCAGATAAAAATATTATCCTAGTAGATATTAATAAAGAAATGAAGGACGCCTATCTTCAATACTCTATGAGTGTGATTGTAGGACGAGCTTTACCAGATGTTCGCGATGGATTAAAGCCAGTACATAGAAGAATTTTGTTTTCTATGTATCATTTAAATAATTTTTTTAATAAACCCTATAAAAAATCCGCTCGTGTTGTGGGTGATGTTATTGGTAAGTATCACCCCCATGGAGACAAGGCGGTTTATGATTCTATTGTAAGAATGGCTCAAGATTTTTCTTTACGCTATCCTCTTATTGATGGGCAAGGTAACTTTGGGTCTATCGATGGGGACTCTCCAGCGGCACATCGTTATACAGAAGTAAGAATGACAGAGTTAAGCTCAGAGCTTTTACAAGATATTGAAAAAGAGACAGTGCCTTTTGAATATAACTATGACGACACCTTATTAATACCCACTGTTTTACCTTCTAAATTTCCTAATTTATTAGTTAACGGAAGCTCTGGAATTGCCGTAGGTATGGCTACAAATATTCCTCCACATAATTTAATAGAGGTAATTAACTCTTGTTTAGCGGTTATAGAAAACAAAGACATTACTGTAGAACAATTATTAGAAATTTGCCCAGGCCCAGACTTTCCAACAGCCGCTGTTATTTCTGGCCGCTCAGGAATTGTTTCTGCTTATAAAACAGGAAAAGGAAGTGTTAAGTTAAGATCAGTTACACACTTTGAAAAAACAGGTTCCACAGAACAAATCATTGTAACCGAGCTACCTTATCAAGTAAATAAAGCACGATTAATAGAAAATATTGCAGAGCTAGTAAGGGATAAAAAAATAGAGGACATTACAGACATCAGAGACGAGTCTTCTAAAGAAGGAATTCGTGTTGTTATTATTTTAAAACGAAATGCTTCTGGAGAGGTTGTTTTAAACCAACTTTATAAATTTACGCAACTTCAAAATAGTTTTCATATTTCTCTTTTGGCTTTAGATGCAGAAAGCAATCCAAAGCTTTTTACTTTTAAACAAATGATAAGTTCTTTTCTTGAACACAGAAAAGATGTTATTTACAAAAGATGCATTTTTGATTTAAAAAAAGCAAGAGCAAGGTTGCATATTTTAGAAGGGCTATTAAAAGCTTTAGATAGCATTGATGCTATTATTAAAACTATTCGCGCCTCCTCTGAAGCCAGCGTAGCCCGTAAAAAATTAATAGAAGACTTTGCCTTTTCTTTAAAGCAAGCTAACGCCATTTTAGAAATGAAGCTACAGCGCTTAACAGGCTTAGAGAAACAAAAAATTGAAAATGAAGTTAAAGAATTAAATGTAAAAGTTAGCTTTTTACAAAAAGTAGTAAGTTCTGTTTCAGAAATTTATAAAATTATTATAGAAGAGCTAACAGAAATAAAAGAAAAGTTTAACAGTCCTCGCTTAACTAAAATAGAACAAAACGAAAGCGAAGAAATGGTTGATGAAGATTTAATTACAGAAGAAAACATAGTAGTGGCATTAACTAAAAAAGGTTTTGTTAAACGAATGTCTGTTGACGAGTATCGTTTACAAAAAAGAGGCGGCGTTGGAGTTAAAGGCTCTACCAGAGAAGAAGATTTTGTAACGCACTTATTTTCGGCAACCACACATACTTTATTTTTAGTGTTTTCTAACTTTGGAAAAGTTTATTATACAAAAGGCTATAAGTTTCCTATGGGTAGCAGAACAGCAAAAGGGTCGTCTATTCGCAATATTATTAAGCTAGAAGATAAAGAACAGGTTCAAGCCATTTTGCCTATTACCAGTTTTGGAGAAGATAAATTTTTATTAACGCTTACCACAAAAGGGGTTATTAAAAAAACAGAGCTAAGCGCTTTTGAAAAACAAAGAAAAAGCGGATTAAAGGCAGTTAGTATTGAAGAGGGCGACACTTTAAAAGATGTTTGTATATTAAACAAAAACCAAAGCTTATTTATTGCTACTAAAAAAGGAATGTCTATTCACTTTAAAGAAGATCAGGTAAGAGCTATGGGCCGATCGGCAAAAGGAGTTCGAGGAATTAGATTGCGAGCGGGCGATGAAGTTATTGGGTTAGAAATTGTAACCGATATCGAGTCTAGCGTAGTATTGTTAATAGGCAATAATGGCTATGGTAAGCGCACTAATCTTTCAGAGTATCGCCTACAATCAAGGGCGGGAACAGGAATTACCACATATAAAGTTACAGAAAAAACAGGGCCGCTTGTAGCTATAAAAATGGTTAAAGATGATGATCAAATTTTATTAAGCACTAATCAAGGCCAAGCGATTAGAACTTCGGTAAAAAATATTTCTATTATCGGGCGCTCCTCTCAAGGAGTTCGATTAATGAATTTAAAAAATGAAGAAAAAATTACAGGCTTAACTATTTTAGAACAAGAAAACCTTTTTGAAAAACACGGTGATGAAAAATAG
- the gyrB gene encoding DNA topoisomerase (ATP-hydrolyzing) subunit B: MSTNYDASSIQVLEGLEAVRKRPGMYIGDTTNRGFHHLVTEIVDNSVDESLAGHCSKIIICLNADGSISVEDNGRGIPVDQHKTGKSSLEVVMTVLHAGGKFNSDTYKVSGGLHGVGASVVNALSSYLKVEVKRNNFVWEQEYEKGVPISKVEKLGATESTGTKISFKPDASIFDSDCNFDLNILSKRFREMAFLNAGLEIILKDEVSKKTQVFKYENGLIDFINHLNQSKKSLHSEVIYFTGEKDSIEVEIAMQWTDSYSESVYTYCNNVNTPEGGTHLSGFKKALTRTVNSSSILKKISKDSKVKLEGEDIREGLTAIISVKVIDPQFEGQTKTKLGNREVVAAVESLLGDKLKDWLDSNPNSSRTIIGKCVDSANARMAARKARELTRRKSALDSNSLPGKMADCQERDPALCELYLVEGDSAGGSAKQARDRKTQAILPLKGKIINVEKARFDKMISNEEVRMLISALGVGIGKENKDLTKLRYHKIIIMTDADVDGSHIKTLLLTFLYRQYPELIEHGYVYVAQPPLYRVKKSKSETYLKDEIKLSEYLFKNSVDKIKIKNLKQEMGKDDLNEFILNIQKFKKLISILSSKYEVKFLNFFLQSQLPLKTILESKENTLNSFEALKKEVSKKTEFEDNDVSNLKVEIKENTEYKSNDLIISYDQFGIAKKNTFDQKFISSLDWIELRKITETLKTTTSLPLQVEFSANTEEEFSSYVEFYDAVMKEGKKGIYLQRYKGLGEMNPDQLWDTTLNPENRTLVKISIDDAVGADETFSVLMGEQVEPRREFIRENAFLVKGLNI; this comes from the coding sequence ATGAGTACTAATTATGACGCTTCCTCCATTCAGGTTTTAGAAGGTTTAGAGGCGGTAAGAAAGCGACCAGGTATGTATATTGGTGACACCACAAACAGAGGGTTTCATCATTTAGTTACAGAAATTGTGGATAATTCTGTGGATGAGTCTTTAGCTGGTCATTGCAGCAAAATTATAATTTGTTTAAATGCTGATGGTTCAATAAGCGTAGAAGATAATGGCCGTGGTATTCCTGTAGATCAACATAAAACAGGAAAGTCGAGCTTAGAAGTAGTTATGACTGTTCTTCATGCCGGAGGAAAGTTTAATAGCGATACTTATAAAGTTTCTGGTGGGCTACATGGTGTTGGTGCTTCTGTAGTTAACGCGTTATCTAGTTATTTAAAAGTAGAAGTAAAACGAAATAATTTTGTTTGGGAACAAGAATATGAAAAAGGAGTTCCCATATCTAAAGTAGAAAAATTAGGAGCTACTGAAAGTACAGGAACAAAAATTTCTTTTAAACCAGACGCCAGTATATTTGATTCTGACTGTAATTTTGATTTAAATATTTTATCAAAACGATTTAGAGAAATGGCCTTTTTAAATGCTGGCCTAGAAATTATTTTAAAAGACGAAGTTAGTAAAAAAACACAAGTGTTTAAATACGAAAACGGGTTAATTGATTTTATTAACCACTTAAATCAAAGTAAAAAAAGTTTACATAGCGAAGTAATTTATTTTACTGGAGAAAAAGATTCGATAGAGGTAGAAATTGCTATGCAGTGGACAGATTCTTACTCAGAATCGGTTTATACTTATTGCAACAATGTAAATACTCCCGAGGGAGGAACACATTTATCAGGATTTAAAAAAGCCTTAACAAGAACAGTAAACTCCTCGTCTATTTTAAAAAAAATTAGTAAAGATTCTAAAGTAAAACTAGAGGGCGAGGATATTAGAGAAGGTTTGACCGCCATTATTAGCGTAAAGGTAATAGACCCTCAGTTTGAAGGGCAAACAAAAACCAAATTAGGAAACCGAGAAGTTGTTGCTGCTGTAGAAAGTTTATTAGGCGATAAACTAAAAGACTGGTTAGACTCCAATCCAAACTCTAGCAGAACCATTATTGGCAAATGCGTAGATTCTGCAAATGCCAGAATGGCAGCAAGAAAAGCTCGCGAGCTTACTCGTAGAAAATCGGCCTTAGATTCTAATTCTTTGCCTGGCAAAATGGCAGACTGCCAAGAAAGAGACCCCGCACTTTGCGAACTGTACTTGGTGGAGGGAGATTCGGCAGGGGGTTCTGCCAAACAAGCGAGAGATAGAAAAACACAAGCTATTTTACCGCTGAAGGGTAAAATTATTAATGTAGAAAAAGCCAGATTTGATAAAATGATTTCTAACGAGGAAGTAAGAATGCTTATTTCTGCTCTTGGAGTGGGGATAGGAAAAGAGAATAAAGATTTAACAAAACTGCGGTACCATAAAATCATTATTATGACCGATGCCGATGTGGATGGGTCGCACATTAAAACATTGTTACTAACTTTTTTATATAGACAATACCCCGAATTAATTGAACACGGATATGTTTATGTTGCTCAACCACCTTTGTACCGTGTGAAAAAAAGCAAATCAGAAACTTATTTAAAAGATGAAATAAAGTTGTCAGAATATTTATTTAAAAATAGTGTTGATAAAATAAAGATAAAAAATTTAAAACAAGAAATGGGAAAAGACGATTTAAATGAATTTATTTTAAATATTCAAAAATTTAAAAAGTTAATAAGTATTTTGTCTTCTAAATATGAAGTAAAATTTTTAAACTTTTTTCTACAAAGCCAATTGCCATTAAAAACTATTTTAGAAAGCAAGGAAAACACTTTAAACAGTTTTGAAGCTTTAAAAAAAGAAGTTAGCAAAAAAACGGAATTTGAAGATAACGATGTTTCTAACTTAAAAGTAGAAATAAAAGAAAATACCGAATACAAAAGCAATGATCTTATTATTAGCTACGATCAGTTTGGCATTGCTAAAAAAAATACCTTTGATCAAAAATTTATTAGCTCTTTAGATTGGATTGAATTAAGAAAAATTACTGAAACATTAAAAACCACGACAAGCTTGCCGTTACAGGTAGAATTTTCTGCCAACACTGAAGAGGAGTTTAGCTCTTATGTAGAATTTTATGATGCGGTTATGAAAGAGGGTAAAAAAGGCATATATTTGCAACGCTATAAAGGTTTGGGAGAAATGAACCCTGACCAATTATGGGACACCACTTTAAACCCAGAAAACCGAACACTAGTAAAAATTTCTATCGACGACGCTGTTGGCGCTGACGAAACCTTTAGTGTGTTAATGGGAGAGCAGGTGGAACCTAGGCGTGAATTTATTCGAGAAAATGCATTTTTAGTTAAAGGTTTAAATATTTAG
- the recF gene encoding DNA replication and repair protein RecF (All proteins in this family for which functions are known are DNA-binding proteins that assist the filamentation of RecA onto DNA for the initiation of recombination or recombinational repair.) produces MFIENIDLTYFRNFKKTNYTFNPSINIFVGLNGKGKTNLLESLYLLSSSSSFRNTTPGCFINSNEEAPYSNIKATINNDTLTELKILFQDNKKKYFIHNKPSSFKKFKIINSIVFNPESLSSVKGSAETKRQLIDEILCSISLSNNEVYTNFKKILKQRNALFFDSKKEKISQDKAQLLKPSLDEVFIKWATELTVLRLKLLSNLHDFFQDTFSAIYHNKDVKVAFNYCISSKNVQSWKEEEIASFLKEQIKEKEAAEWAYGSSLVGPHKHEISFLMNRKDSRYYSSQGQQKTLILSLKIAQMMYYYKVNKSYPILLLDDVHSELDYTVRQYLMRFLNNIKTQIFLTTTDIQFLEGFSKKGKIFKIE; encoded by the coding sequence ATGTTTATTGAAAATATAGATTTAACTTACTTTAGAAATTTTAAAAAAACCAATTATACATTTAACCCAAGCATTAATATTTTTGTTGGATTAAATGGAAAAGGGAAAACTAATTTATTAGAATCCTTATATTTGCTAAGCTCCTCTTCTTCTTTTAGAAATACTACTCCAGGTTGTTTTATTAATAGTAATGAAGAAGCGCCATATTCTAATATTAAAGCAACCATTAATAACGATACATTAACCGAGCTAAAAATTTTATTTCAAGATAATAAAAAAAAGTATTTCATTCACAATAAACCAAGCAGTTTTAAAAAATTTAAAATAATTAACTCTATTGTTTTTAACCCAGAAAGCTTATCTTCTGTAAAAGGAAGTGCCGAAACTAAAAGGCAGTTAATTGATGAAATTTTATGTTCAATATCCTTATCAAATAATGAGGTATATACAAACTTCAAAAAAATTTTAAAGCAAAGAAATGCTTTATTCTTTGACAGCAAAAAAGAAAAAATTAGCCAAGATAAGGCTCAATTATTAAAGCCTAGCTTAGATGAAGTTTTTATAAAGTGGGCTACAGAATTAACCGTTTTGCGGCTAAAGCTATTAAGCAATCTTCACGATTTTTTTCAAGACACTTTTAGCGCTATTTATCATAACAAAGATGTTAAAGTAGCCTTTAATTACTGTATTTCTTCTAAAAATGTTCAGTCTTGGAAAGAAGAAGAAATTGCTTCTTTTTTAAAAGAGCAAATAAAAGAAAAAGAGGCTGCAGAATGGGCCTATGGTTCTAGTTTAGTAGGCCCTCATAAGCATGAAATTAGCTTTTTAATGAACAGAAAAGACTCACGCTATTACAGCTCTCAAGGGCAGCAAAAAACCTTAATTTTATCTTTAAAAATCGCTCAAATGATGTACTATTATAAAGTTAATAAAAGCTACCCTATTTTATTATTAGATGATGTTCATTCGGAGCTAGATTATACAGTTAGACAATACTTAATGCGTTTTTTAAATAACATAAAAACTCAAATTTTTTTAACAACTACGGATATTCAATTTTTGGAAGGGTTTAGTAAAAAAGGAAAAATTTTTAAAATAGAGTAA
- the dnaN gene encoding DNA polymerase III subunit beta, which yields MKISIKKQNILKLLNKVQSIVERKNHMPILANVLLEAKEGFLFIYATNLEVSLIDKTVCKIEKEGKTVVNSKNLFEIIKELPDEEVILSKNETNNWLKIKQNKSNFDLVGLDVKKYPIFPSYNMKNTLKFSKNNFLEMLEKTFHSISNDETRYHLNGVFFSNRETEKSKDYVMVSTDGHRLSLVESLNENKEQVNLEGIIVPKKGLSEIKKIFDIEKEIENFKISIEKAQIVVSLNHTILIIRLIDGKFPDYNKFIPKKTKQKATINKEVFLSALKRVSLLSNQKSKNITIEFNKDTLKMNANNAEMGNAEEEIPIAYSGDNIVAGFNARFLIEALSTIKEEEILFYVKDKISPGLLTPIKNTKFKYVIMPMRI from the coding sequence ATGAAAATAAGTATAAAAAAACAAAATATATTAAAGTTATTAAATAAAGTACAAAGCATAGTGGAACGAAAGAACCACATGCCTATTTTAGCTAATGTCTTGTTAGAGGCAAAAGAGGGCTTTCTTTTTATTTATGCCACTAATTTAGAAGTTAGCTTAATTGATAAGACTGTTTGTAAAATAGAAAAAGAAGGCAAAACGGTTGTTAACTCTAAAAATTTATTTGAAATTATTAAAGAGCTTCCTGATGAAGAGGTTATTTTATCTAAAAATGAAACTAATAATTGGTTAAAAATAAAACAAAATAAGTCTAATTTTGATTTAGTAGGATTGGATGTTAAAAAGTACCCCATATTTCCATCATATAATATGAAGAATACTTTAAAATTTTCTAAAAATAATTTTTTAGAAATGTTAGAAAAAACTTTTCACAGTATTTCTAATGACGAAACTAGATACCATTTAAACGGTGTATTTTTTTCTAACAGAGAAACAGAAAAATCTAAAGACTATGTTATGGTATCTACCGATGGGCATAGATTAAGTTTAGTAGAAAGTTTAAATGAAAATAAAGAACAAGTAAATTTAGAAGGAATTATTGTTCCAAAAAAAGGTTTATCAGAAATAAAAAAAATATTTGATATAGAAAAAGAAATAGAGAATTTTAAAATTTCTATAGAAAAAGCACAAATAGTAGTATCTTTAAATCACACTATACTAATTATCCGTTTAATAGATGGTAAATTTCCCGACTATAATAAATTTATACCAAAAAAAACAAAGCAAAAAGCTACAATTAATAAAGAAGTTTTTTTATCCGCTTTAAAAAGAGTCTCTTTGCTGTCTAATCAAAAATCAAAAAACATTACTATAGAGTTTAATAAAGACACTTTAAAAATGAATGCAAACAATGCAGAAATGGGCAATGCAGAAGAAGAAATCCCCATAGCATACTCGGGGGATAATATTGTCGCCGGGTTTAATGCTAGATTTTTAATTGAAGCTTTAAGTACCATAAAAGAAGAAGAAATTCTTTTTTATGTTAAAGATAAAATTTCCCCAGGTCTTTTAACACCAATAAAAAATACAAAGTTTAAGTATGTAATTATGCCTATGCGAATTTAA